TAGCGGCGGCGCCGTATTCGAACGAATCCGAATAGAGCTCTTCCCCGGCCAGGCCATGGTTGAGAAATGCCTCTTTGCCGGCTTCTATCATCGGAGGCGGACCGCTCATATAGACCTCGTGGCCGCTCAGATCAGGGTGGTCCACGATAACGGCCTCGTGCACCCAACCCGCTCGTCCGGACCAGTCGTCATCAGGTTCTGAAAGCACCGGCGTATAGTTGAAATGGGGGTATTCGGCGGCCCATTTCTCAGGCAGGTTCGGCAGATAGAGATCGCTCTTGGAACGTACGCCCCAATAGAGATGCATAGGTCGTTGGATACCGATCTGGAAAGCGTGCTCTATGATGCCCTTGAGGGGGGCAAAGCCCGTACCGCCGCCCATCAGGATAATCGGTTTGGTTGAATCTTCCCGCAGATAGTAGTTGCCGAGGGGCGCCTCGATACGCATGATGGTCTTCTCCTCCATACCGTTGAAGAGTATGTCGGTAAAGAGACCGCCGTCGACATGGCGGATATGCAGTTCGATAAAATCGTCGTCATGGGGGGCGTTGGCGATGGAGAAGGCCCGTTTGGTACCATCCTGAAGGATAAAATTGAGGTATTGGCCGGCCAGGAACTGAAGGCGCTCTCCCTCGGGCAGCTTCAGGTAGAGTCTGATGACATCTTCGTTGAGTCGCTCAATGCGGTCGATCTTACAGGGCATGGTGCGGACCGGAAGATCCTTTGACTGGACGATCTCTTTGACTGCGATGATGAGGTCAGTGGTGGGAGCCGCCTGGCAAATATAGCATTCGCCATTGCTGTCATCGGCCATCACAGGTGGTTTCCCGTTGGGGTAGTCGACCTGGCCCGCTGCAAGGGTCGCCAGACAGTCGCCACAGAAGCCGTTGCGGCAGCCGTAGGGTAGATTGACGCCCTGCCTGATCGCGGCATCGAGTATGGTCTCACCCGTTTCGACTGAGAATTCGTGGCCGCTTGGCTCAACATGCACTTTAAAACTCATGGGGTAGTTTCTCATTCATGAGTCGATACAATCGGCATAACAATACGTTATCCTCAATCGACCTTCTGTAATTATGGGGTTGGAGTGGAATTCTCTCCTATTTTTGTCAGGAATTAAACCGGGAGTCCATTGGGTTATGGGTGTGGCCATAATTGGTTGCGGTGATATCGGTACCAGGTTGGCGCAGGCATATTCCGCCGAGGGAATAACCGCCACCGGGATCGTGCGCACGCAACAGAGTATCGAAAGACTTGAACGTGCCGGTATCGAAGCGGTTCAGATCGATCTGGATCAGCCTTTCACGGCAGCGAACCTGATTGAGTCTCAGCAGCTATTCTATTTTGCGCCACCACCGCCTCGCGGTCAGCAAGATGGGCGGGTCGGCCGCCTCATCGAGCAGTTTATGGAGGGGCCTTCGCCACAAAGAGTGGTCTATCTGAGCACCAGTGGCGTCTATGGTGACTGCCGGGGGGCATGGGTGGATGAGACTCGCCCGCCTGCCCCGATGGCGGATCGGGCGAAACGGCGTCTCGATGCAGAACTGCGTTGGCGTGCATGGAGTGAACAAACCGGGCGTGAACTGGTGATACTGCGGGTGGCTGGTATCTATGGTCCCGGGAAACTGCCGGTTGAGCGATTGCGTAGTGGCCAACCCATGGTGGCCGAGGAGGATGCCCCCATCACCAACCATATCCATAGCCTCGACCTGGTAAAGATTGCACGGACCGCCATGCAGCGTGGCGCGTCAAGGGAGGTGTACAACGTCTGCGATGGCGTCCCTGAACCGATGACCCGTTATTTCAACCGGGTTGCCGATTATCTCGGCTTGCCGCGGCCACCGGTCATCTCCCTTGAGGAGGCGCAACAAAGGTTATCACCGGGGATGCTCTCCTATCTGAAAGAGTCACGCAGATTGAGCAATCGTAAACTGCTTGAAGAGCTGGGAGTTGTGTTGGACTATCCGGATCTGGAGAAGGGTCTATCGGCCTGTGTATAGATATCGGCGCTTCCTTTGTTCTGATCTCCATACTGATGGGGCTCACGCGGCATCCCTGCCGCTACTGTGAATGATAAGCGTCAACCGCCGGAGTCGTGGGTTGAACTGTAAAATCCGGGGTTAAACCTTCAACCATTTGAACAGCGGATCCCAGAGAATGACATCCTTGTAGACCTGGGACGGGGCCAGCTCGAATATGGCCAGGCCCTTTTCCGCGGAGCGGATATAGTTTTGGCTCTCCCGCAGATGGGTGATAAAGGGGATCTTGAGATGACCCAGGTAGGTCTCAAGGTCGTGGTAGATACGCGTCTGCTCCTTGGCACGGTTGGCGACAATGCCGATACGTGTCTGATTTTTTGAGACCCGGCCGCTGGCCAGCAGTTCGGTGAGGAAGCGGCTGCAGGCGCGCATATCGATGGGGGAGGGAAGCACGGGAAGGATCAGTGTATCCACGCGAAGCAACATTTTATTGATGGCCTTGCCATGCACACCGGCAGGTGCGTCCATGATCAGCAGATCAGTCCCTTTGGCGGGTCTGACCGGCTCGTTCACCGCATTGATGGCCTGGATATCGGGGATGCCTTCGTAATCTTTCCTCGCTTCCAGCCAGTCGATGGTCGACTGCTGCGTATCAAAGTCTGCCAAGGCGACTTTTTTGCCTTCATCGGCGTACCAGGTGGCCAGGTTGGTAGCGATGGTGGTTTTGCCACAACCCCCCTTGGCGTTCATCAACATGATTGTGCGCATTATACTTCCCTACCCTCTTTGTGGATTAGTCTTATCAGGCTTTAGTTTAGTCGATCCCGAGCTGATCCCAAATCTGATCGATGCGTTGCTTGACGCTCGGTGTCATGGTGATCGGCCGTCCCCACTCCCGGTCTGTCTCGCCGGGCAGTTTGTTCGTCGCATCAAGCCCGATTTTGGATCCGAGGCCCGATACCGGCGAGGCGAAGTCGAGATAGTCGATGGGTGTGTTTTCAACGATGGTGGTGTCCCGTGCCGGATCCATGCGGGTGGTCATGGCCCAAATGACATCCTGCCAGTCCCGGGTATCGACATCATCATCGACGACGATCACGAACTTGGTGTACATAAACTGCCTCAGGAATGACCATACCCCCATCATGACGCGCTTGGCATGTCCGGGATACTGCTTTTTCATACTGACAATTGCAAGCCTGTAGGAACAGCCCTCGGGGGGAAGATAAAAATCGACGATCTCAGGAAACTGTTTCTGCAGAATCGGTACGAAAACCTCGTTCAATGCCA
This sequence is a window from Candidatus Thiodiazotropha sp. LNASS1. Protein-coding genes within it:
- a CDS encoding CDP-6-deoxy-delta-3,4-glucoseen reductase; the protein is MSFKVHVEPSGHEFSVETGETILDAAIRQGVNLPYGCRNGFCGDCLATLAAGQVDYPNGKPPVMADDSNGECYICQAAPTTDLIIAVKEIVQSKDLPVRTMPCKIDRIERLNEDVIRLYLKLPEGERLQFLAGQYLNFILQDGTKRAFSIANAPHDDDFIELHIRHVDGGLFTDILFNGMEEKTIMRIEAPLGNYYLREDSTKPIILMGGGTGFAPLKGIIEHAFQIGIQRPMHLYWGVRSKSDLYLPNLPEKWAAEYPHFNYTPVLSEPDDDWSGRAGWVHEAVIVDHPDLSGHEVYMSGPPPMIEAGKEAFLNHGLAGEELYSDSFEYGAAATRQKTGT
- a CDS encoding AAA family ATPase — protein: MRTIMLMNAKGGCGKTTIATNLATWYADEGKKVALADFDTQQSTIDWLEARKDYEGIPDIQAINAVNEPVRPAKGTDLLIMDAPAGVHGKAINKMLLRVDTLILPVLPSPIDMRACSRFLTELLASGRVSKNQTRIGIVANRAKEQTRIYHDLETYLGHLKIPFITHLRESQNYIRSAEKGLAIFELAPSQVYKDVILWDPLFKWLKV
- a CDS encoding SDR family oxidoreductase, with the translated sequence MGVAIIGCGDIGTRLAQAYSAEGITATGIVRTQQSIERLERAGIEAVQIDLDQPFTAANLIESQQLFYFAPPPPRGQQDGRVGRLIEQFMEGPSPQRVVYLSTSGVYGDCRGAWVDETRPPAPMADRAKRRLDAELRWRAWSEQTGRELVILRVAGIYGPGKLPVERLRSGQPMVAEEDAPITNHIHSLDLVKIARTAMQRGASREVYNVCDGVPEPMTRYFNRVADYLGLPRPPVISLEEAQQRLSPGMLSYLKESRRLSNRKLLEELGVVLDYPDLEKGLSACV